One part of the Tachysurus fulvidraco isolate hzauxx_2018 chromosome 23, HZAU_PFXX_2.0, whole genome shotgun sequence genome encodes these proteins:
- the igfbp6b gene encoding insulin-like growth factor-binding protein 6b, which yields MPLLLNLTAVVLLLIAHCGSWTLASRLGTHKICPSCKDSRASRDHTGAANTAVLALGEPCGVYTLSCAKGLRCMPPPRDLSPLQALLHGRGVCTKPIRTSPTEKPHPPGPHPSHSDEIEKAPCRKLLNAVLRGLELTVFQSDRDIYIPNCDTRGFYRKKQCRSSKGMQRGHCWCVDELGTALPSYGDDDGALPCDGE from the exons ATGCCTTTGCTCTTGAACTTGACAGCTGTTGTCCTGTTGCTCATCGCTCACTGTGGATCCTGGACTCTGGCCAGTCGCTTGGGTACCCATAAGATCTGCCCGTCCTGCAAAGACTCCAGAGCTTCTCGGGACCACACTGGGGCAGCCAACACAGCTGTGCTGGCTTTAGGGGAGCCGTGTGGGGTATACACACTGAGCTGTGCCAAGGGCCTGCGGTGCATGCCTCCTCCACGTGACCTCAGCCCACTCCAGGCTCTGCTGCATGGCCGAGGTGTATGCACCAAGCCGATCAGGACAAGTCCAACCGAAAAACCACACCCTCCAG GTCCACATCCTTCGCACAGTGATGAAATCGAAAAG GCTCCGTGCCGGAAACTGCTCAACGCCGTGCTGCGTGGCCTCGAGCTCACCGTTTTCCAGTCTGATCGTGACATCTACATCCCCAACTGCGACACTCGAGGCTTCTACAGGAAAAAGCAG TGTCGGTCCTCTAAAGGCATGCAGCGAGGCCACTGCTGGTGCGTGGACGAATTAGGCACCGCCCTGCCGTCCTACGGTGACGACGACGGCGCTTTACCGTGCGATGGGGAGTAA